The nucleotide sequence ATTCGAACGGGCCACGTTCAGGCTGGCCGCGATGTCTTCCGCCGTCAGCGGTTCGTTGGCCAGGAACAGCAGCGCGTGGATTTGCGCCACGGTGCGGTTGACGCCCCAGCGGGTGCCCATTCCCCCCCAATGGAGAATGTACTTTTGCGTGGTGGGACTCAGTTCCATGATTTTCTCTTATTTCTGTCGTTACAGAAATGTAAGACGGAACGGAAACAGAGTCAAGCACGATTCGTCAAGACTTTGCGGGCGGCTGGCCCATGGCGCGCAGGAAGGCTTGCTGCGAGGCGTGCAGCTGGCCATAACCGAGTTCGCGGTAGACGAGGCCGTGGCGCGGCGCCAGTTCGGCCAGGATGCGCGCCAGCGCCGGGTAGTGGCGGTGATTCCAGGTGGGGAACAAATGGTGCGTGAGGTGCAAATTCAAGCCGCCGAGCCAGTAGCCGAGCCAGCGCAGGCGGCGCGGTTGCGGCGTCCAGTCGCAGGCCGTGTAAAACGTGTGCTGGTACCAGTCATGCGGCAGGGTGCCGTCTGCGCCCGGCTGAAAAAATTCCACTTCGGCCCAGTGCGTACCGAGGATCAGCGCCACCAGAGCGCATGAGGCGATCATCTGGCCCACGAAATACGCGCCCAGCACGACGTCCCAGGCTATGCCGTGCTGCCGCAGCACCCACATGGGCAGCGCCAGCACCAACGCCACATGGCCCAGCTTCCAGCCCAGGAACGACAGCCAGCCGCGCCAGCCCTGCAAGCGGCTGTGCGCGGCCACGGGTGTCTTGCCGAATCGGTCCAGCCAGTCGCCATACCAGTTCAAATAAGGCAGCGACAGGGCAGCCACCACTGGCCAGTACAGGTATTGATAGCGATATTGGGGCGACCAGCTTTGGTACGGCGTCTGGCGCAGGAATGGATTCGGTTCCGTGTCGAGGTCATAGCCTTCCACGTTGGCATAGGTGTGGTGGAAATGCACGTGGCGGATAGTCCAGAAATCCGTATCCACGCCCACGGGCAAGCCCACCAGCCGGATCAGGATGCGATTCAGGCGTCCCTGGCGGAAGACGGCGCTATGGGCAGCATCGTGCAGGGTATTCATGGCCAGCGCCATGGCCGTGACCAGGCAAGCGACATAGCTGCCGACGAAGCCCAAGGTGCTGTCAGCGCGCAGCGCCAGCACATACAACAATACCGTCAGCACGGCCAGGAAGACGGCTTTTGCGTGCATGCGCACATCGCCAAAACGGTGCTTTCCTTCGGCCGCCAGGTAGGCGTCGGCGCGCGCGCGCAGTTCGCGGCGGAAGGCGGAATCGCGTGCGGGCTGGAAGCGCAACGGGGGCAAGGGAGGCACTGGCGTCACGCGCGCGTCCCCGCCGCTGCCGGCCACCACAGGCGACGCGCGCCGTCGAGTCCATGCGCCAACAACGCTGCCAGGAATGCCATGCCCCACGCATCGCGGGCGCCATACCAGCCCAGATACAGGGCCGGCATGGCCAGGGCGATGGCCACCCAGGCGATGGCGCCCCAGCGGCGCGCATCCGACAGGCCACCCAGGGCCAGGGTGCCGGTGAAGATCAGCGCAAACAGGATCGCCTGCTGAGTGCCGGCCAGCGCCGCTTCATGGTTGACGTAATAGATCACCAGGCCAAACAGGATCACGCCACCAATGCCGATGAACAGCTCGGGCACGTGGAAGGTGCCGCGCGACTGCCAGTGGGGAAAGCGCGCGCGCAGCCACTTGAACAGCTTTCCGTTGCTGGCCAACAGGGGGTTGTGCGTTTGTGCCATGCCCTTCACGCCATAGCGCATTTCCACGCCCGCGAGTTCGGGCTGGAAGCTGCCGAACAGCCTGTCCCACAACAGCAGGGTACCGCCGAAATTGCGGTTGATGTAGCGTGTATCGGTGCCGTGGTGTACGCGGTGGTGCGAGGGCGTGACCATGAATTTGTCGAGGATGCCAGACTTGTTCACCAGCGCATTGTGGTTGTAGAACTGCACCGTGTAATGCAAGGACGAGACCACGAGGAAGATTTCCAGCGGCACGCCAAGCACGGCCAGAATGGCGATGAAGGGGAAATTCGTCAGCGATGAGTACCAGGAATTGCGCACGCCCAGCGACAGGTTGAAATGCTCGCCCTGGTGGTGCACCACGTGCACGGCCCACAGCAAAGGGATTTTATGGTGCAGCCTGTGCATCCAGTAAAAGCACAGGTCCCAGGCAAAAAAGGCGAACACCCATTGCGCGGCCACGGGCCACTGGTCGACGATATGCAGGTTCACATGGCGCAGCAGCATGGCGAAGGCCGCCACTTCCACGCCGCGGAATACCCACATCAGGATGTGGCCGGAATTGAGATTGAAAATGACGTCTTTCCACGGCACCGGCGTCTTGCGCACCCATTTCAGGATCAGCAGTTCGGCCAGCACGAAGGCCAGCATGACAAGGAAAGAGAGGGCAAAGGGATTCATCATGATGCGGATTTTATGGAAATGGCGCGGCGGGCAGTCAAGGATACCTGCATTTTCGCCAACATGCCGCCAGCGATGCCCACGGCCAGACCGGCGGCCAGGTCGATGCTCACGTGCCGGCGCAGCGCGATGATGGCGTAGCAGATCGCCAGGCCCAGCATCACGGCCAGCGCGGAGCGCACCAAGTGACGCCTGTCGCACAAGGCCCACACGCACAGCAGGGTCAGGGCGCCATGCAGCGACGGCAGGCAGTTTTGCGCGGAATCGGCCGCTTGCAGCATGCGCAGCGCCTGCGTGCTCCAGGCACTGCCTTCACCCACGGGCGGATATGCGAGGGTGGTCGGATACAGCAGGAAGACCACGCCGCAGCTCAGGGCAGAAAGCGCCATTGCGCGCGCCAGCCAGCGCACACGCGCTGCATCGGCCACCAGGTAGGCGTAGGGGATCAGGATAAAGAAAGACAGGTACAGCCAGATGGCGGCATCCGTATAGGGAATGGCGCGGTCGATGGCCGTTTCGGGCAGCAGCACTCCCTGCCCTTGCAGCAAGTCGCTGGAAAAATACACAAGGCCGACACTGCCCCAGCCGGCCAGCAAATGCAGCAGGCGACCGCGTGCAGTCATGGGAGAAGGATTCATGCTGTCGCAAGGCGCCGGATGCGGCGCCGTTTCATGGTGGGGTCAAAGGAAGGCAATTCGCCGCTCGTCGTCCAGGCCAGGCCGTCGACGGCCACGCCCAGGCCGCGCAGCACCGTTGCCAGGTGCGCGCGCAGGGCGGCCAGGCCGGCATCGTCCAGGGCCGCGTGCAGCTGCAAGGCCGCTACATCCGACTGCACCAGACGGTAATCGGCGTCCGGCGGCAAGGCTTGCGCGAAGGCCCGCGTCAATACATCGGCAAACACGGCGACGGGTTCGCCGCCGCACGCGGAAGGCAGCAGCAGCAAGTCGTCGCAGCGCCCTTCGATGCCGGCGATGGCGCGCGTGGCGCGGCCGCACGGGCATGGCGTGGCGCGCGCGAGCAGGATGTCATCCAGGCGGTAGCGCACGATGGGCTGCGTGATGCGCGTAAAGTCCGTAATCACGGGCACGAAGCGGCTTTGTTCCTCATCGAGCCATTGCGGCTCGACGTGCACATATTCCTCGTTCAGATGCAGCACGCCGTGCTCGCAGCTACTGGCAAGAAAACCCTCGGTGGCCTGGTAGATTTCATGCACGGCGCCAAACGCCTGCACGATCAGGGCGCGGTCCTGTGCTTCGAGCACTTCGGCAACCGAAATGACTTTTTTCGGTCCCAGCGCCAGGCTGCCGTCGATGACGCGCAAGGCCAGCTGGCGCAGCACCTGGGCCGGTGCGACGATGACGGAAGGTTGATATTGCGCAAGCTGCGCGCACAGGCTGTCGAACGGTTCGAACAGGTCATAGAAGGCAAAGGTGAGCCACGGCGAACGCACGGCCGTGTACAAATTGCTGTTCGCGCGCAGGAACAGGGCCACCCGTTCGCCGGAAAACAGCCCGTCTGGCAGCGCCTTGGCCAGCATCACGCCCGCCCATTGGGCTTTTTCGCGGGGGCTGACGGTAAACACGGCGCGCCGCGAGGAGGTGCCCGACGACAGGCCTACGGTGATATCGCCCACGGCAGGCGTGAAGTCGCGGCTATGCTCGGCGGCCATGGCAGAAGCCATCGCCTGCGCTAAAGTGACGCCTTCCGTGTTCATGGCATCAAAGTGTTCGAGCATCAGCGCCTTGTTCATGCTTGGCCACTGCGCCAGGGGCAGCTTGCGGTACGGCGCAAAGTAGCTGCTGCGCGCGCACAGCGTGTCCATGAAACGCGCCAGCTGCTCCTGCTGGTAACTTTCCAGCTGCGCGCGGCTTGCGAAGCGCAAGCGGCGCGTGTGCCAGTACGACAGCAACAGCCAGAAAATACGCTTCACGGGCGGCCCGCCACAGGCAAATAATCGAGCGTATCTTCATGCGTGATGCGTATCTGCGCATTGCCCGACTGGTGCAGCTGGTGCAAGCGGTTCAGGGTCGCGTAATACGGGGCGCGCTTGTGCTGGATGATGAACGACAGTTCGGACGGCCCGCGCAGCTGCTGAAAACTCTCCGGCACCCAGGCCGCGTCCGAGGCCAGCAAGGTCCAGCCGCCATCCTGCAGCACGAAGGCACCGATATGGCCGATGGCGTGGCCGGGCAGGTCGACGATGTAAATCTCGCCTGTGCCGCTGACGTCGCGCCCGTGCGTAAACGGCAGCAAGGCGGCCGGCAAGGGCGTCTCCGGCACGCTTTCGACAAAAGCCAGGCGGTCGGCAATGTCGGACGGCAGCAGCTCGGGCACGAAGGCCTGGCGCACGGCGGCCACGCCGGACAGGCCGCGCACGGCATCCCAGCCCGGTTTTGACGCCATCAGACGCGCGCCGGGAAAGTCGCGCAGGCCGGCGATATGGTCGGCGTGGAAGTGCGACAGCAGCAAGGTATGGATGTCGCCGGGGGACACGCCATGCGCGCGCAACTGGCCCTGCAAGGACTCCTGCGCGTCAAACGAGATCGGCGTCACCCACGCATACATGCGGTACACGCCCTTCGCCGTGGCGGCGCGGAAGTGTTCGGCGTAACCGGTATCCCACAGGTACAGGCCCGCGCGCGTTTCGATCAGGTAGGCGCGCGAGGGGAAGCAGCGGCTGGCCAGCCCGCTGCCTTTCAAGACCATGCACGATGGGTGGGTGCAGTGGCCGACGCGAAACGCGGTAATGCTAGCCATTGCGTTCCTTGCCCACCTTGTGCGCCGCCGCTTCCTGGCGCATCCACTGCGCCGTCAGGGCGATGCCTTCCTGCAGGCTGACGATGGGACGGTAGCCGAGCACCTTGCGCGCCTTGGCGTTATCGAGCGTCATGTCGAAACTGAGCGCGCCGATGCTGTAGGGCGTGAGGGAAGGCTCGCGCCGCGTGAAACGCGAAGCGAACTGCATCAGGCGCGCAGCCAGCGCCAGCACGCGGTACGGCACGCTGACGATCTCGAACGGCTGCTGCAGATGCTCGCAGAACAGGCTGCGCAAAATGTCGCACAGGCGCGCCGGTTCGCCATTCGTGATGTTGAAGGCGGCGCCCGAAGCGATGGTCTTGTGCACGGTGGCCAGCCACATCGCATGCACGACATTGTCGACATAGGTGACATCGATGGTGACCGCGCCGCCCCTGGGCAGCGGCAGCTTGCCGCCGCGCTCCTGCAGCACGCGTGCCAGGCGCGGGATCAGCACCTGGTCGTGCGGGCCGAAGATGGCGCGCGGGCGCAGGATCACGCAGGTCATGCCGCGATGGCGGTCCACCGATTCCTGCACCAGCTTTTCCGCCATCGCCTTGGAGCGCGCATAGGCGTTGACGTAAGCATCTGGGCGGAAGGTTTCCGCTACCTCGTAGCGGTTGCGGTAATCGAAATACATGGCCGGGGTGGAGATGTGTACGAAGCGCGCCACGTGCAGGCTGGCGGCCGCGCGCAGCAACTGGCCCGTGGCCGTGACGTTGGCGGCGATGAAGTCGCGCTCCGGGCCCCATGGCGAGGACAGCGCGGCGCAGTGCCAGACGGTGTCCATGCCGCGCACCAGTTCATCGACCTGGCGCGGCGATGCTTGCGCCAGATCAAGCGCGACGAATTGCGCGCCCATGCGTTCGAGTTCACGGCCGACAGCGGCGTTGCGGCCCGTGGCGCGCACTTCCACGCCCTGCGCCAGCAATGTACGCACGGCATTGCGTCCCAAGCCGCCCGTTGCTCCCGTGACCAGTATCCGCCTCATCGCACCGCCTTCACAGATCAAGAATCATGCCGCCGATGGTCAGGCCTGCGGCCGTGCCCATCATCAGCAAACGCTGGCCTGCGACGGCCCGCCCCGTCATCACCGCCTCGTGCAGGGCGGTGGGCAAGGACGCGGCCACCTGGTTGCCATGCGTTTCGAAGATCTTGATGATTTTAGCATCGGGAACGTCGAGGATGCGCGCCGCATGCGCGAGCCCCAGCGGGCTGGCCTGGTGCGGCACGACCACATCGACTTTCTCCAGGCCGGCGCCCGCTTCCTGCATGAGTTCCGCCAGGAAATCCGGCATCACCTTGACGGCCAGGCGGAACACGGCCTTGCCATCCATGCGGAACAGGTAATCGCCCGGTGCGCAGCCGTTGCGCGGGTTGCGCTCGGTGCCGCCGCCGCGGATTTCGCAGTAGCGCCGCCCTTCCGGATACGTGCCCATCTTGTAGGCGCGGATGCCGGCACTGCCGTCACCCCGCTCGACGATGACGGCGGCGGCGCCGTCGCCAAAGATCATCGACGCTTCCGGCTCGCTCCAGTCGACCCCGCGCGAGGCGAGGTCGGACGAGACGATGGCGATGCGCCGGTAGGCGCCACCGGCCAGCATGGACGCGGCCACGCGGAAAGCGGCCATGAAACTGAGGCAGCTGGCGTTGACATCGAAACTTTGCGTGCCTGGCGGCAAACCCGCGTGTTCTGCAACGAAACAGGCCGTGTTCGGCAAAGCCTGCTCAGGCACGCCGCAGGCGCAGATCAGCAGATCGATGTCGGACGGACGCAGGCTGGCGTTCTTCAGCGCGTCGAGCAGGGCGCCAGCGCCCAACTGGCTTTGCGATTCATCGGGCGCAGCGACAAAGCGCGACAGCACGCCGCTCTTGCGCAAGGTGTAGCCGGCCGGATGGCCCAATTTCAGGTCCAGGCTTGCGGAAGTAACGCTATGCGACGGCACGGCTTTGCCCGTCGCGATCAGGCGAACTGGAATCATGTTGGCCTTAACAAAATAAAGTAAATACGGTCTATGTTTGGTCTATGAGCTAATCGCGTGCCAGCGGCGGCAAATCAACACCGCAGTTCTTGCAGAAATTGGCATCATCATCGAGCCCTTCTTTCAGGCACGTGGGGCAGGTACGCGTGGTAACCAGCTTGGAACTGCGTTGTACCGTCATTTCGGCACTGATAATGCCGGTAGGCACTGCCAGGATGCCCCAGCCGAGCAGCATCATCAGAGAAGCGATGGTGCGCCCGATGTCGGTGCGCGGCGTGATATCGCCGAAACCCACCGTGGTCATGGTGCTGATGGCCCAGTATATCGAGGTGGGAATACTGCTGTAACCGTTATCCGGCCCTTCCACGACATACATCACAGTACCCAACAGAAAGACCACCATCATGACAAAAGACAAGAAAATGAGGATCTTGCGGCGGCTGGCCAGCAAGGCCCGCCCCAGCACCGTGTATTCATGCACATAGGACGTGAGCTTGAGGATACGGAACATCCGCAGCAGGCGCAAAATACGCACGTCGATCAGCACGTGCGCACCTGGCAGCAGCAAGCCGATGTAAGTCGGCACGATGGCCAGCAAGTCGATAATGCCAAAAAAACTCTTGGCGTAGCGCACCGGATGCCGCAGGCACGACAGGCGGGCAAGGTATTCGATGGTAAATAAAATGGTGAAAAACCATTCCAGCGCCGTCAGCCAAGTGCCATAGCGCTCCGCCACGGAGGCGACACTGCTGAGCACGACCACCGTCACACTGATCAGGATAGCGGCGATCAGCAGCAGGTCGAAGGCGCGGCCCGTGCGCGTTTCCGCCTCGAAAATGACGGTGTACACCTGCTCGCGCCAGCCCCGTTCGGGCTTGCCAAATTTTTGCTGCGTTTCCTGCGCCGCAATCTGCTGCGGCGTCAAGGGTGCCGCCCCGCTCTTCGTCGCGGCTTTCATGTGGGTAGTGTGCTCATATACTATTATTGTATAGATAATTGACAAAGCACGGCGACACGCACGTTTGCGCTACAGGTTTCACTACGACAGCACTACGACAGCTTCTTCGCCAGCAGCACGGCATTACGCCGGTCGCGCTCCGCTTGCACGATGTCCGTCGTGCGCGCTTCCGAGAGGCCTACCGTGTGCAGCACGGTGGCCGTCAGCTGCAGCGCCGATTCCAGTGCTTCGGGCACGACCAGGGTGGCGCCCGCCTGCATCAGGGCCACCGCATGCGCCTCGTCGCGCGCACGCGCATACACGGGCAGCTGTGGATATTCGCGGCGGATCGATTTCACGGCATGCAGGACGGACGCTGCATGGTCCATGGTCAGTACCACGGCGGCAGCCCGGTCGGCATTGACTTTTTGCAACAATTCCGCGCGCGACGCGTCGCCGAAATACACGGGGAAACCGCGCGGATGCAGGGTCGTCACCAGGCGCGCATCATTTTCTATCGCCACATAGGCGATATCCTGCTCCGTCAGCACCTTGGCCAGCAACTGCCCCACCCGGCCGAAACCGGCGATGATGACGGTGCTGCCCTGCGGCGGCAGCGCGCCGTGCGCAAGGTCGGCCAGTTGATGGTGATGGCGCTTTTCCCACCAGTTGCCGAAAGCGCGCGCCGCCTTGGCCAGCGCCGGCGTAGCAAACAGGCTCAGGCCCACCACCAGCATGACGAACTGCGCCACCTGCGGGCCGATCAACTTCGTGCCCAGCGCATACGCGACGACGATGAAGGCAAATTCGCCGCCCTGCCCCAGCAGCACGCCCGTTTCCACGGCGCGCCCCCAGTGAAAACCGCCGATGCGGAAAATCACGCTGATGACCAGGGTTTTCACCGCAAACAGGCTCAGCACGGCCAGCGGAATCAAGATCGGCGACTTGAGGATCTCGCGCACGTCGATCTGCATGCCCACCGACATGAAGAATAGGCCCATCAGCAAACCTTTAAAAGGCTCGATCGTCACTTCCACTTCGTGGCGAAATTCCGTTTCCGCCAGCAGCAAGCCCGCCAGCAAGGCGCCCAGCGCCATCGACAGGCCTGCCAGATACGTCAATCCCGCGATACCCAGGGTGCTGAGCAAGGTCAGGGCCATGAACACGTCAGGCTGTCGTTTTTTGACGAAAAACTGGAACAGCGGACGGATCACGCGGCGCCCCAGCAGATAGATCAGCAGGATGGCGCCCGCCGATTTCACGGCTGCAAAGCTGAGCAGATACGCCAGGTCGTCGCTGCGCCCGCTGGCAAACACGTCGATCAGGATGAACAGCGGCACCACCATCAAATCCTGGAACATCAGGATGGAAAAGCCCGCCTGGCCGCTTGGGGTCTGCAGGGAGCGCTGGTCGGTCAGCAACTGCATCACGACGGCCGTGGATGACAGCGACAGCACCAGGCCCAGCACGATGGACGCTTCCAGCGACAGGCCGAAGTAATACGCGACGACGCCGATCAGGCAAGCGCTGACAGCCACCTGCCCCACGCCCGCGCCAAACACCCAGCGCCGCAGCGCCCACAGGCGTTCGGTCGACAGTTCCAGGCCGATCATGAACATCAAAAACATCACGCCCAGCTCAGCCAGGCCGCTGACCTGCTCGGCACGCACGAACGAAAAATACGTCAGCCACGTGAATTCACCAGCCCACAGGCCGAAGCCGAACGGGCCGAACAGGGCGCCGACGGCCAGGAAGCCGAGCACCTGGTTGACCTTCAGGCGTTGCAATAGCGGAATAAAAATCCCGGCCAAGGCGAGAAACAGCAGGGTTTCTCGCAAATACGGTAAGGCGTGTTGCTCTTCCAAAATAGTCCTAACTTAATGACATCCATGCTGAATTAACAATTGTCGCATGCACGGCCACGGCGAAGTAAGTGCACACACGATATTTTTTGCCACAGGGCAACATCTACGCTATTCATGCTCCTGCGCGGGTGGCGCCAGCATGTCGGCACGGGGGCGGTCCCAGCCCGGCACGTAGGCGGGACAAGGCCGGCCACGGAACTGCTGCAGCTCCACGGTCGTAAAATTGGGCAGCATGCCGGGGTTGAAGCGCACGTCCGTCAGCTTGTCCGCATTCAAGCTGGGCATGCGGGCAAAGCGGAACCAGGCGTCGACATAGCAATTATCTTCCTGCAAGGCGCGCAAGGTCGCCAGGCTGCCCGCCGCCTGGGCCGACACGGCGATGCCGGGCGCCAGTTGCTGGCCCCGCTTGCCGGTTTCGGCCAGCCCGGCCGGGCACGCGGCGGGCGCCAGCGATTCGGGCAACAGGCTCAACGTGCCGCGCCGCAAGGTGTACACATCTGTCTTGCTGTCGAGCGAGACATAGATCCAGCACAGGGGATTGCTGGGGAATGCCGTCATGGCCACATCCCACACGCGCGTGCCGGGGTCCAGGCGCTGCACGGCCGCCTCGATGCGCGTACGGCCGAGGGCCGAGGCCACGCCCTGCGTGCCAATGAAGGTGGCGGCCAGTGCGAAGGCCAGCAGCAGCGCTCCCCGCCCCCGCTCGCCGGCCCGCCCTTGCAGCACGGCCAGCATCACGCCCAGCCCCAGCAGCACGGCCAGCGAGGCGGGTGCCAGATAGGTTTTATAGGTAAAGAAACACAGGGCTGCCGCCAAGGCGGCCAGCAACACGCTTTTGACGATGCCGTAGCGCAAGGACATGATCACGGGCACGCCCAGCAGCACCCAGAACATGGGCTCGACAATGAAGACCATGTCGCCATACAGCCAGCGGCTGTCGAACGGGTAAAACGGGTGCAAGCCATAGGAATTGAGGAAATCCATGCCCATGTGCAGGCAGAATCCCAGCAGCAGACAGGCTGCCAGGCCCACGCGGGCGGGCACGCTGCTTTTCAGCAGGCGGCGCGCGCCGGGCCACAGCAGCCACAGCAGCGCCAGCAACAGCAGCGCCTGCGGCAAGGCCAGCAGCAAGGTATGCGTGTGGCCACGGTGGTGCAGCATGTAGCCGAAAGGACGCGGCAACAGCCTGGTCAGGACCAGGTCCAGGTCGGGCGCGTTGCTGGCAAACCAGGCCGTAAACAGAAACAGCGCGCGCCGGGTGCGCTGGGCGGGGGCTTGCGGCTCGGGCGGCAGGCTGCGGTGTACCAGTTCGCCGACCCCGAGGCCGATGAACGAATGCGTAATATTATCCATCGGGCAATTTTACAGGATGGGCCGACCCGACGCGCTCTTGGACTACTACTTGCGCTACAGCTTCTCCAGTTCCGGGCCGCGCATGCCCACCAGCAAGGCGCGGCCATCGGGCAGCACGCGGAACTCGCCATAGCGGGCCTTTTCCCAGCGCGCCGCCTCGCCTTCCTTGAAGAACCAGGCATCGCTGACCAGCACCCAGTTCCCATCCTTGGGCGTCAGCTCGAGCAGGAATTCGCCGGGCGCCAGCGCCTCCTTGGTGTACGGGCGCAGCAGTTCTGCCACGCCGCGTGCATCGCGCCTGGCCACCACGAGGGGCCTCCCTGGCGCCCTGTCCACGCTGGCCAGGGTGCTGAGGACGCCGAGGTTGACGAAATTGAGGCGCATGTAGTCGCCCTGCATCAGCGAACGGGGATCGACGGGTTCCAGCGCCACGAAGATCGCTTCCCCCTTGGCGATCAGCTGCTCTTTCTGCCAGATGCCGATATTTGCCACCAACAGCACCAGCAGCAAGCCCGCCAGCACGCCCAGGCGCACGGCGCGGGTTTGGGTCAGCGCGGCCGCCTGCTTGCTTTCCACCAGATGCAATACCTTGCCACGCGTGGCCAGCCACGACAGCGCGCACAACAGCGCGCCCGCCATGGCCAGCAGCGCCGCCTTGCTGGCCAGTGGCCAGGCCAGCTGGTAATAAAAGCTGCCAAGTATCCACGCCGCCGCCAGCCCGGCCGCCACGGCCACGCGCGAGCGCCCGCTCGTCAGGCAATACGCGAGGATCAGCAGCACGGGGCCCAGCGCCGGCATGAACCACGCCAGCACGATCAGCACCAGCGCCACACCAATGGCGGGCAACTGGCGCAACGCCGGCCAGCGCCAGCCTGTCCAGACGGCGGCCGCCGTGGCCAGCACGAACGAGACCCCATTCAAGGCCTGCGCATACCAGGCAGCGCCCTGGTGCCGCGTCACTTCACGCGCCACGTCGCCGGCAATGCCACCGCCGCCCAAGGCACCGCCCAGCATGAAGGTCATGCCGGACCAGAAGACCAGGCCCAGCAAGATGGCCAATACCCACCCCGTCGACAGCGATTCCAGGAAGGCGGCGATGGGCGCGCCGCGGCCATCGTTGAAAGCCTGCTTCTGCAGCCAGTGCGCGCCCAGCCAGCATGCCAGCGCCAGCATCCAGGCCAGATACAGTTGCGTGGGGTCGTTCTCGAAAATCCAGTCGCGACCACTATCGACGATGCCCAGCGCCAGCAAGCCGCAAGCGACCAGTCCCAGCAGTACGCGCAGCCAGTCGCGCGGCAGGGATGCCGCCACCACCAGGCATGCCAGGCACATCAGCAGCGAGGCAATCTGCGTGGCATAGTCGCGGAACAGGGCGTAGCCCAGCAAGCCGCCGCCCACCAGCAGGCAGGGCACGGCCAGCTGTTCGACAAACAGGGCCACGCCGCGCATGCGGATCAGCAGCACGGACGCCACCAGCACGATGGCGGCCACGACATACGCGCCGGGACCGTAGCGCACCACGCTTTCCAGGCCCACGCCCAGCGCAATCATCAGGGGAATGGCGGCCAGCCAGGCGCCGAAGGCCGTCATCAGCACCAGCGGCCACGGCCTTGCATCCTGCATCGGCCGGCTAGTGCCGGGCGGCAGCACACCAGCCCGCGTGGCGTCATCGATCAGGGTGGCGAGCGCATCGGCCCGCTGACTGTTCAAATTGCTCATGCCGCCTCCTGGCGCGTGCGCCACAGTATGCCTTGCACGGTCAGCGCCAGCAGCACGGCCGCAAACAAGCCCAGCATTACCAGCCTGCCGACACCATCGCCATTCCCCCCATTAAGCAGCACGCGCGCCAAGCCGCCAACCAGCAAGGTGTTGACGCCCAGCGCGACGGCACTCAGGCCGAACACGTCAAAGTAGCGGCGCGTGGCCAGCAAGACGCCGGCGACGGCCAGCAAGCCCAGCCCGGCCCAGTACGGCGATTCGACATGGCTGCCGAACAGGGCGCTGACGGCCGTGCCCGTGATAAGGATGGTGGCGAGTACCAGGCCCAGGCGCAAGGCACAGCTGCCCGCGCCCGTCCAGCGCGCCAGCAGGGGCGAGACAAAAGCACAGGCAAGCAGCACGGCCAGCCAGCCGCTGACGAAAATGGACAGATCGCTTGAATCGATGCGCCAGCTGTGGTGCGCGTGCGCCTGCATCCACAGGGCTGCAGCCGTGGCCAGCACCAGCATCCACGGCGTCCACAGCACGTCGCTGCGCGCCACCAGGCACAGGGGCAAGGCCAGCGCGGCCCACAGGGCGAACAGCTGCCACGGATCGGCGCCCGTCTGGTACGTCTGGCCGAAATACGCGAACAGGCCGCCAATGGCCAGCAAGGCCAGCAGCAGCAAGGGCACGCGCGCCTTGGGCATGGCAAACGCGCCCACGCAGGTGGCGGCAAACACGCCTTGCAGCAG is from Janthinobacterium sp. 61 and encodes:
- a CDS encoding ion transporter, which gives rise to MKAATKSGAAPLTPQQIAAQETQQKFGKPERGWREQVYTVIFEAETRTGRAFDLLLIAAILISVTVVVLSSVASVAERYGTWLTALEWFFTILFTIEYLARLSCLRHPVRYAKSFFGIIDLLAIVPTYIGLLLPGAHVLIDVRILRLLRMFRILKLTSYVHEYTVLGRALLASRRKILIFLSFVMMVVFLLGTVMYVVEGPDNGYSSIPTSIYWAISTMTTVGFGDITPRTDIGRTIASLMMLLGWGILAVPTGIISAEMTVQRSSKLVTTRTCPTCLKEGLDDDANFCKNCGVDLPPLARD
- a CDS encoding 3-oxoacyl-[acyl-carrier-protein] synthase III C-terminal domain-containing protein, whose translation is MIPVRLIATGKAVPSHSVTSASLDLKLGHPAGYTLRKSGVLSRFVAAPDESQSQLGAGALLDALKNASLRPSDIDLLICACGVPEQALPNTACFVAEHAGLPPGTQSFDVNASCLSFMAAFRVAASMLAGGAYRRIAIVSSDLASRGVDWSEPEASMIFGDGAAAVIVERGDGSAGIRAYKMGTYPEGRRYCEIRGGGTERNPRNGCAPGDYLFRMDGKAVFRLAVKVMPDFLAELMQEAGAGLEKVDVVVPHQASPLGLAHAARILDVPDAKIIKIFETHGNQVAASLPTALHEAVMTGRAVAGQRLLMMGTAAGLTIGGMILDL
- a CDS encoding metal-dependent hydrolase, coding for MDNITHSFIGLGVGELVHRSLPPEPQAPAQRTRRALFLFTAWFASNAPDLDLVLTRLLPRPFGYMLHHRGHTHTLLLALPQALLLLALLWLLWPGARRLLKSSVPARVGLAACLLLGFCLHMGMDFLNSYGLHPFYPFDSRWLYGDMVFIVEPMFWVLLGVPVIMSLRYGIVKSVLLAALAAALCFFTYKTYLAPASLAVLLGLGVMLAVLQGRAGERGRGALLLAFALAATFIGTQGVASALGRTRIEAAVQRLDPGTRVWDVAMTAFPSNPLCWIYVSLDSKTDVYTLRRGTLSLLPESLAPAACPAGLAETGKRGQQLAPGIAVSAQAAGSLATLRALQEDNCYVDAWFRFARMPSLNADKLTDVRFNPGMLPNFTTVELQQFRGRPCPAYVPGWDRPRADMLAPPAQEHE
- a CDS encoding cation:proton antiporter, with product MEEQHALPYLRETLLFLALAGIFIPLLQRLKVNQVLGFLAVGALFGPFGFGLWAGEFTWLTYFSFVRAEQVSGLAELGVMFLMFMIGLELSTERLWALRRWVFGAGVGQVAVSACLIGVVAYYFGLSLEASIVLGLVLSLSSTAVVMQLLTDQRSLQTPSGQAGFSILMFQDLMVVPLFILIDVFASGRSDDLAYLLSFAAVKSAGAILLIYLLGRRVIRPLFQFFVKKRQPDVFMALTLLSTLGIAGLTYLAGLSMALGALLAGLLLAETEFRHEVEVTIEPFKGLLMGLFFMSVGMQIDVREILKSPILIPLAVLSLFAVKTLVISVIFRIGGFHWGRAVETGVLLGQGGEFAFIVVAYALGTKLIGPQVAQFVMLVVGLSLFATPALAKAARAFGNWWEKRHHHQLADLAHGALPPQGSTVIIAGFGRVGQLLAKVLTEQDIAYVAIENDARLVTTLHPRGFPVYFGDASRAELLQKVNADRAAAVVLTMDHAASVLHAVKSIRREYPQLPVYARARDEAHAVALMQAGATLVVPEALESALQLTATVLHTVGLSEARTTDIVQAERDRRNAVLLAKKLS